In a genomic window of Wyeomyia smithii strain HCP4-BCI-WySm-NY-G18 chromosome 1, ASM2978416v1, whole genome shotgun sequence:
- the LOC129716876 gene encoding uncharacterized protein LOC129716876: MLCHLYEKFIASVSIQHTAHFWTDSTIVIYWLSSLPSRWQAFVANRVSEIQHATKGCTWNHVADEDNPADIISRGMTPAQLQYEKLWFEGPLWLRHEMSTWPSKLPEEEIDPTFLEEKKVVALPVTPESPNELFSLRSSLFSLVRLVAALRRFVHNVRQRHERLAGFLTHPEHEQALKFLTHLAQRESFPAEISTLSKKNSISPSSSLSKLNPILVDGILCVGGRLAKAPVSENRKHPMILSHHHPLARLVLQHYHSKHFHCGQQLLVSTVRERFWITRIRSLANSVIHECVRCFRSKPKVLEQLMADLPSERVSPAPPFLRVSVDYCGPFLIKYPVRRSVATKQFVAIFVCLVTKAVHLELASDLSSEAFMAALKRFVARRGKPALIMCDKATNFVGAKRQLDELRQLFIEQTFQNSVTCGANEEGIEFRFIPARSPNFGGLWEAAVKSFKGHFKRAIGERILQYDEMTTVLSQIEAILNSRPLTPISNDPTDFDALTPGHFLIQRPLTAIPEPSLETVQTNRLSMWQQAQDYVRQVWNKWSTQYLSDLHNRTKWTRKRDNVFIGTLVLLKEDRLPPLKWKLGRVIDIHAGSDGNIRVVIKKAQDGQYQRAISKVCVLPIRDNLQSEQN; encoded by the coding sequence ATGCTCTGTCATCTGTATGAGAAGTTTATTGCCAGCGTCTCGATTCAGCACACAGCTCATTTTTGGACTGACTCCACAATCGTGATATATTGGTTGTCGTCACTGCCATCACGATGGCAGGCGTTCGTAGCTAACCGTGTTTCCGAAATCCAACACGCCACGAAAGGATGCACTTGGAACCACGTAGCCGATGAAGATAATCCTGCTGATATCATTTCCCGTGGGATGactccagctcagctgcagtaCGAAAAGTTGTGGTTCGAGGGCCCTCTGTGGCTTCGTCATGAAATGAGTACCTGGCCATCGaaacttccagaagaggaaatAGATCCTACATTTCTAGAGGAAAAGAAAGTAGTTGCGCTACCAGTAACGCCTGAATCTCCAAACGAATTGTTTAGCCTCCGTTCATCTCTGTTCAGCTTAGTAAGATTGGTCGCAGCTCTACGTCGGTTCGTGCATAACGTGAGGCAAAGACATGAACGTCTCGCAGGGTTCCTGACACATCCTGAGCATGAGCAAGCGTTAAAATTCTTGACTCATCTAGCACAGCGAGAATCGTTTCCAGCTGAAATATCGACGTTAAGCAAAAAGAATTCCATTAGTCCATCCTCGTCGTTAAGTAAGTTAAATCCAATACTTGTCGACGGTATACTATGCGTAGGAGGTCGCCTTGCCAAGGCACCAGTATCGGAGAATCGGAAGCATCCGATGATTttaagccaccatcatccattGGCGAGGCTGGTCCTGCAACATTACCACAGCAAACATTTTCACTGTGGACAACAGCTCCTCGTGTCCACTGTACGTGAAAGATTTTGGATTACAAGAATCAGAAGCCTTGCCAACTCAGTCATACACGAATGTGTCCGTTGCTTTCGAAGCAAGCCAAAGGTTTTGGAGCAGCTTATGGCTGACCTGCCATCAGAACGAGTTTCCCCGGCACCTCCATTCCTAAGGGTAAGCGTGGACTACTGTGGGCCGTTCTTAATTAAGTACCCTGTTCGTCGATCAGTTGCCACGAAGCAGTTCGTCGCCATTTTCGTCTGCCTTGTTACCAAGGCTGTGCACCTCGAACTCGCAAGTGATCTAAGCAGCGAAGCATTTATGGCCGCCCTTAAACGATTCGTAGCTCGTAGAGGCAAACCGGCGCTGATAATGTGTGACAAAGCCACAAACTTTGTAGGGGCCAAGCGACAATTAGACGAATTGCGGCAATTATTCATCGAACAAACCTTCCAAAATTCAGTGACTTGTGGAGCAAACGAGGAAGGCATCGAATTTCGCTTTATTCCGGCAAGATCGCCCAACTTTGGGGGTCTATGGGAGGCCGCAGTAAAGTCCTTCAAGGGACACTTCAAGCGTGCCATCGGCGAAAGAATACTCCAGTACGACGAGATGACCACGGTGTTGTCGCAAATCGAAGCGATCCTGAATTCACGCCCACTCACACCTATCAGTAACGATCCTACGGATTTCGATGCGTTGACCCCTGGACATTTTTTAATCCAACGACCATTAACAGCGATTCCTGAACCGTCATTAGAAACCGTTCAGACAAATCGTCTTTCGATGTGGCAGCAAGCGCAAGACTACGTTCGGCAAGTCTGGAACAAGTGGTCGACGCAATATCTCTCCGATCTCCATAATCGAACCAAGTGGACCCGCAAGCGTGATAATGTTTTCATCGGAACACTGGTTCTCCTTAAAGAGGATAGACTGCCCCCATTAAAATGGAAACTGGGTCGTGTCATCGATATTCATGCCGGATCAGATGGCAATATACGTGTCGTAATTAAAAAGGCACAAGACGGTCAGTACCAAAGGGCAATATCGAAGGTCTGTGTCCTTCCTATACGCGATAATCTACAGTCAGAGCAGAATTGA